From Macaca mulatta isolate MMU2019108-1 chromosome 1, T2T-MMU8v2.0, whole genome shotgun sequence, the proteins below share one genomic window:
- the CRTC2 gene encoding CREB-regulated transcription coactivator 2 isoform X2, whose protein sequence is MATSGANGPGSATASASASNPRKFSEKIALQKQRQAEETAAFEEVMMDIGSTRLQAQKLRLAYTRSSHYGGSLPNVNQIGSGLAEFQSPLHSPLDSSRSTRHHGLVERVQRDPRRMVSPLRRYPRHIDSSPYSPAYLSPPPESSWRRTMPWGNFPAEKGQLFRLPSALNRTSSDSALHTSVMNPSPQDTYPGPTPPSILPSRRGGILDGEMDPKVFLFQVPAIEENLLDDKHLLKPWDAKKLSSSSSRPRSCEVPGINIFPSPDQPANVPVLPPAMNTGGSLPDLTNLHFPPPLPTPLDPEETAYPSLSGGNSTSNLTHTMTHLGISGGMGLGPGYDAPGLHSPLSHPSLQSSLSNPNLQASLSSPQPQLQGSHSHPSLPASSLARHALPTTSLGHPSLSAPALSSSSSSSTSSPVLGAPPYPASTPGASPHHRRVPLSPLSLLAGPADARRSQQQLPKQFSPTMSPTLSSITQGVPLDTSKLSTDQRLPPYPYSSPSLVLPTQPHTPKSLQQPGLPSQSCSVQSSGGQPPGRQSHYGTLYPPGPSGHGQQSYHRPMSDFNLGNLEQFSMESPSTSLVLDPPGFSEGPGFLGGEGPMGGPQDPHTLNHQNLTHCSRHGSGPNIILTGDSSPGFSKEIAAALAGVPGFEVSAAGLELGLGLEDELRMEPLGLEGLNMLSDPCALLPDPAVEDSFRSDRLQ, encoded by the exons TTACAGGCCCAAAAACTGCGACTGGCGTACACAAGGAGCTCTCATTATGGTGGGTCTCTGCCCAATGTTAACCAGATTGGCTCTGGCCTGGCCGAGTTCCAG AGCCCCCTCCACTCACCTTTGGATTCATCTCGAAGCACACGGCACCATGGGCTGGTGGAACGGGTGCAGCGAGATCCTCGAAGAATGGTGTCCCCACTTCGCCGATACCCCCGCCAC ATTGACAGCTCTCCCTACAGTCCTGCCTACTTATCTCCTCCCCCAGAGTCTAGCTGGCGAAG GACGATGCCCTGGGGCAATTTCCCTGCAGAGAAGGGGCAGTTGTTTCGACTACCATCTGCACTTAACAG GACAAGCTCTGACTCTGCCCTTCATACAAGTGTGATGAACCCCAGTCCCCAGGATACCTACCCAGGCCCCACACCTCCCAGCATCCTGCCCAGCCGACGTGGGG GTATTCTGGATGGTGAAATGGACCCCAAAG TCTTTCTCTTTCAAGTACCTGCTATTGAGGAGAACTTGCTAGATGACAAGCATTTGCTGAAGCCATGGGATGCTAAGAAG cTATCCTCATCCTCTTCCCGACCTCGGTCCTGTGAAGTCCCTGGAATTAA CATCTTTCCATCTCCTGACCAGCCTGCCAATGTGCCTGTCCTCCCACCTGCCATGAACACGGGGGGCTCCCTACCTGACCTCACCAACCTGCACTTTCCCCCACCACTGCCCACCCCCCTGGACCCTGAAGAGACAGCCTACCCTAGCCTGAGTGGGGGCAACAGTACCTCCAATTTGACCCACACCATGACTCACCTGGGCATCAGCGGGGGCATGGGCCTGGGCCCAGGCTATGATGCACCAG GACTTCATTCACCTCTCAGCCACCCATCCCTGCAGTCCTCCCTAAGCAATCCCAACCTCCAGGCTTCCCTGAGCAGTCCTCAGCCCCAGCTCCAGGGCTCCCACAGCCACCCCTCTCTGCCTGCCTCTTCCTTGGCCCGCCATGCACTACCCACCACCTCCCTGGGCCACCCCTCACTCAGTGCTCCggctctctcctcctcctcttcctcctccacttcATCTCCTGTTTTGGGCGCCCCCCCTTACCCTGCTTCTACCCCTGGGGCCTCCCCCCACCACCGCCGTGTgcccctcagccccctgagtTTGCTCGCGGGCCCAGCCGACGCCAGAAGGTCCCAACAGCAGCTGCCCAAACAGTTTTCGCCAACAATGTCACCCACCTTGTCTTCCATCACTCAG gGCGTCCCCCTGGATACCAGTAAACTGTCGACTGACCAGCGGTTGCCCCCATACCCATACAGCTCCCCAAGTCTGGTTCTGCCTACCCAGCCACACACCCCAAAGTCTCTACAGCAGCCAGGACTGCCCTCTCAGTCTTGTTCAGTGCAGTCCTCAGGTGGGCAGCCCCCAGGCAGGCAGTCTCATTACGGGACACTGTACCCACCTGGGCCCAGTGGGCATGGGCAACAGTCTTACCACCGGCCAATGAGTGACTTCAACCTGGGGAAT CTGGAGCAGTTCAGCATGGAGAGCCCATCAACCAGCCTGGTGCTGGATCCCCCTGGCTTTTCTGAAGGGCCTGGATTTTTAGGGGGTGAGGGGCCAATGGGTGGCCCTCAGGATCCCCACACCCTCAACCACCAGAACTTGACCCACTGTTCCCGCCATGGCTCAGGGCCTAACATCATCCTCACAG GGGACTCCTCTCCAGGTTTCTCTAAGGAGATTGCAgcagccctggctggagtgccTGGCTTTGAGGTGTCAGCAGCTGGGTTGGAGCTAGGGCTTGGGCTAGAAGATGAGCTACGCATGGAGCCACTGGGCCTGGAAGGGCTAAACATGCTGAGTGACCCCTGTGCCCTGCTGCCCGATCCTGCTGTGGAGGATTCATTCCGCAGTGACCGGCTCCAATGA
- the CRTC2 gene encoding CREB-regulated transcription coactivator 2 isoform X1, which translates to MATSGANGPGSATASASASNPRKFSEKIALQKQRQAEETAAFEEVMMDIGSTRLQAQKLRLAYTRSSHYGGSLPNVNQIGSGLAEFQSPLHSPLDSSRSTRHHGLVERVQRDPRRMVSPLRRYPRHIDSSPYSPAYLSPPPESSWRRTMPWGNFPAEKGQLFRLPSALNRTSSDSALHTSVMNPSPQDTYPGPTPPSILPSRRGGILDGEMDPKVFLFQVPAIEENLLDDKHLLKPWDAKKLSSSSSRPRSCEVPGINIFPSPDQPANVPVLPPAMNTGGSLPDLTNLHFPPPLPTPLDPEETAYPSLSGGNSTSNLTHTMTHLGISGGMGLGPGYDAPGLHSPLSHPSLQSSLSNPNLQASLSSPQPQLQGSHSHPSLPASSLARHALPTTSLGHPSLSAPALSSSSSSSTSSPVLGAPPYPASTPGASPHHRRVPLSPLSLLAGPADARRSQQQLPKQFSPTMSPTLSSITQGVPLDTSKLSTDQRLPPYPYSSPSLVLPTQPHTPKSLQQPGLPSQSCSVQSSGGQPPGRQSHYGTLYPPGPSGHGQQSYHRPMSDFNLGNLEQFSMESPSTSLVLDPPGFSEGPGFLGGEGPMGGPQDPHTLNHQNLTHCSRHGSGPNIILTGDSSPGFSKEIAAALAGVPGFEVSAAGLELGLGLEDELRMEPLGLEGLNMLSDPCALLPDPAVEDSFRSDRLQ; encoded by the exons TTACAGGCCCAAAAACTGCGACTGGCGTACACAAGGAGCTCTCATTATGGTGGGTCTCTGCCCAATGTTAACCAGATTGGCTCTGGCCTGGCCGAGTTCCAG AGCCCCCTCCACTCACCTTTGGATTCATCTCGAAGCACACGGCACCATGGGCTGGTGGAACGGGTGCAGCGAGATCCTCGAAGAATGGTGTCCCCACTTCGCCGATACCCCCGC CACATTGACAGCTCTCCCTACAGTCCTGCCTACTTATCTCCTCCCCCAGAGTCTAGCTGGCGAAG GACGATGCCCTGGGGCAATTTCCCTGCAGAGAAGGGGCAGTTGTTTCGACTACCATCTGCACTTAACAG GACAAGCTCTGACTCTGCCCTTCATACAAGTGTGATGAACCCCAGTCCCCAGGATACCTACCCAGGCCCCACACCTCCCAGCATCCTGCCCAGCCGACGTGGGG GTATTCTGGATGGTGAAATGGACCCCAAAG TCTTTCTCTTTCAAGTACCTGCTATTGAGGAGAACTTGCTAGATGACAAGCATTTGCTGAAGCCATGGGATGCTAAGAAG cTATCCTCATCCTCTTCCCGACCTCGGTCCTGTGAAGTCCCTGGAATTAA CATCTTTCCATCTCCTGACCAGCCTGCCAATGTGCCTGTCCTCCCACCTGCCATGAACACGGGGGGCTCCCTACCTGACCTCACCAACCTGCACTTTCCCCCACCACTGCCCACCCCCCTGGACCCTGAAGAGACAGCCTACCCTAGCCTGAGTGGGGGCAACAGTACCTCCAATTTGACCCACACCATGACTCACCTGGGCATCAGCGGGGGCATGGGCCTGGGCCCAGGCTATGATGCACCAG GACTTCATTCACCTCTCAGCCACCCATCCCTGCAGTCCTCCCTAAGCAATCCCAACCTCCAGGCTTCCCTGAGCAGTCCTCAGCCCCAGCTCCAGGGCTCCCACAGCCACCCCTCTCTGCCTGCCTCTTCCTTGGCCCGCCATGCACTACCCACCACCTCCCTGGGCCACCCCTCACTCAGTGCTCCggctctctcctcctcctcttcctcctccacttcATCTCCTGTTTTGGGCGCCCCCCCTTACCCTGCTTCTACCCCTGGGGCCTCCCCCCACCACCGCCGTGTgcccctcagccccctgagtTTGCTCGCGGGCCCAGCCGACGCCAGAAGGTCCCAACAGCAGCTGCCCAAACAGTTTTCGCCAACAATGTCACCCACCTTGTCTTCCATCACTCAG gGCGTCCCCCTGGATACCAGTAAACTGTCGACTGACCAGCGGTTGCCCCCATACCCATACAGCTCCCCAAGTCTGGTTCTGCCTACCCAGCCACACACCCCAAAGTCTCTACAGCAGCCAGGACTGCCCTCTCAGTCTTGTTCAGTGCAGTCCTCAGGTGGGCAGCCCCCAGGCAGGCAGTCTCATTACGGGACACTGTACCCACCTGGGCCCAGTGGGCATGGGCAACAGTCTTACCACCGGCCAATGAGTGACTTCAACCTGGGGAAT CTGGAGCAGTTCAGCATGGAGAGCCCATCAACCAGCCTGGTGCTGGATCCCCCTGGCTTTTCTGAAGGGCCTGGATTTTTAGGGGGTGAGGGGCCAATGGGTGGCCCTCAGGATCCCCACACCCTCAACCACCAGAACTTGACCCACTGTTCCCGCCATGGCTCAGGGCCTAACATCATCCTCACAG GGGACTCCTCTCCAGGTTTCTCTAAGGAGATTGCAgcagccctggctggagtgccTGGCTTTGAGGTGTCAGCAGCTGGGTTGGAGCTAGGGCTTGGGCTAGAAGATGAGCTACGCATGGAGCCACTGGGCCTGGAAGGGCTAAACATGCTGAGTGACCCCTGTGCCCTGCTGCCCGATCCTGCTGTGGAGGATTCATTCCGCAGTGACCGGCTCCAATGA
- the CRTC2 gene encoding CREB-regulated transcription coactivator 2 isoform X5, producing MATSGANGPGSATASASASNPRKFSEKIALQKQRQAEETAAFEEVMMDIGSTRLQAQKLRLAYTRSSHYGGSLPNVNQIGSGLAEFQSPLHSPLDSSRSTRHHGLVERVQRDPRRMVSPLRRYPRHIDSSPYSPAYLSPPPESSWRRTSSDSALHTSVMNPSPQDTYPGPTPPSILPSRRGGILDGEMDPKVFLFQVPAIEENLLDDKHLLKPWDAKKLSSSSSRPRSCEVPGINIFPSPDQPANVPVLPPAMNTGGSLPDLTNLHFPPPLPTPLDPEETAYPSLSGGNSTSNLTHTMTHLGISGGMGLGPGYDAPGLHSPLSHPSLQSSLSNPNLQASLSSPQPQLQGSHSHPSLPASSLARHALPTTSLGHPSLSAPALSSSSSSSTSSPVLGAPPYPASTPGASPHHRRVPLSPLSLLAGPADARRSQQQLPKQFSPTMSPTLSSITQGVPLDTSKLSTDQRLPPYPYSSPSLVLPTQPHTPKSLQQPGLPSQSCSVQSSGGQPPGRQSHYGTLYPPGPSGHGQQSYHRPMSDFNLGNLEQFSMESPSTSLVLDPPGFSEGPGFLGGEGPMGGPQDPHTLNHQNLTHCSRHGSGPNIILTGDSSPGFSKEIAAALAGVPGFEVSAAGLELGLGLEDELRMEPLGLEGLNMLSDPCALLPDPAVEDSFRSDRLQ from the exons TTACAGGCCCAAAAACTGCGACTGGCGTACACAAGGAGCTCTCATTATGGTGGGTCTCTGCCCAATGTTAACCAGATTGGCTCTGGCCTGGCCGAGTTCCAG AGCCCCCTCCACTCACCTTTGGATTCATCTCGAAGCACACGGCACCATGGGCTGGTGGAACGGGTGCAGCGAGATCCTCGAAGAATGGTGTCCCCACTTCGCCGATACCCCCGC CACATTGACAGCTCTCCCTACAGTCCTGCCTACTTATCTCCTCCCCCAGAGTCTAGCTGGCGAAG GACAAGCTCTGACTCTGCCCTTCATACAAGTGTGATGAACCCCAGTCCCCAGGATACCTACCCAGGCCCCACACCTCCCAGCATCCTGCCCAGCCGACGTGGGG GTATTCTGGATGGTGAAATGGACCCCAAAG TCTTTCTCTTTCAAGTACCTGCTATTGAGGAGAACTTGCTAGATGACAAGCATTTGCTGAAGCCATGGGATGCTAAGAAG cTATCCTCATCCTCTTCCCGACCTCGGTCCTGTGAAGTCCCTGGAATTAA CATCTTTCCATCTCCTGACCAGCCTGCCAATGTGCCTGTCCTCCCACCTGCCATGAACACGGGGGGCTCCCTACCTGACCTCACCAACCTGCACTTTCCCCCACCACTGCCCACCCCCCTGGACCCTGAAGAGACAGCCTACCCTAGCCTGAGTGGGGGCAACAGTACCTCCAATTTGACCCACACCATGACTCACCTGGGCATCAGCGGGGGCATGGGCCTGGGCCCAGGCTATGATGCACCAG GACTTCATTCACCTCTCAGCCACCCATCCCTGCAGTCCTCCCTAAGCAATCCCAACCTCCAGGCTTCCCTGAGCAGTCCTCAGCCCCAGCTCCAGGGCTCCCACAGCCACCCCTCTCTGCCTGCCTCTTCCTTGGCCCGCCATGCACTACCCACCACCTCCCTGGGCCACCCCTCACTCAGTGCTCCggctctctcctcctcctcttcctcctccacttcATCTCCTGTTTTGGGCGCCCCCCCTTACCCTGCTTCTACCCCTGGGGCCTCCCCCCACCACCGCCGTGTgcccctcagccccctgagtTTGCTCGCGGGCCCAGCCGACGCCAGAAGGTCCCAACAGCAGCTGCCCAAACAGTTTTCGCCAACAATGTCACCCACCTTGTCTTCCATCACTCAG gGCGTCCCCCTGGATACCAGTAAACTGTCGACTGACCAGCGGTTGCCCCCATACCCATACAGCTCCCCAAGTCTGGTTCTGCCTACCCAGCCACACACCCCAAAGTCTCTACAGCAGCCAGGACTGCCCTCTCAGTCTTGTTCAGTGCAGTCCTCAGGTGGGCAGCCCCCAGGCAGGCAGTCTCATTACGGGACACTGTACCCACCTGGGCCCAGTGGGCATGGGCAACAGTCTTACCACCGGCCAATGAGTGACTTCAACCTGGGGAAT CTGGAGCAGTTCAGCATGGAGAGCCCATCAACCAGCCTGGTGCTGGATCCCCCTGGCTTTTCTGAAGGGCCTGGATTTTTAGGGGGTGAGGGGCCAATGGGTGGCCCTCAGGATCCCCACACCCTCAACCACCAGAACTTGACCCACTGTTCCCGCCATGGCTCAGGGCCTAACATCATCCTCACAG GGGACTCCTCTCCAGGTTTCTCTAAGGAGATTGCAgcagccctggctggagtgccTGGCTTTGAGGTGTCAGCAGCTGGGTTGGAGCTAGGGCTTGGGCTAGAAGATGAGCTACGCATGGAGCCACTGGGCCTGGAAGGGCTAAACATGCTGAGTGACCCCTGTGCCCTGCTGCCCGATCCTGCTGTGGAGGATTCATTCCGCAGTGACCGGCTCCAATGA
- the CRTC2 gene encoding CREB-regulated transcription coactivator 2 isoform X6, whose product MATSGANGPGSATASASASNPRKFSEKIALQKQRQAEETAAFEEVMMDIGSTRLQAQKLRLAYTRSSHYGGSLPNVNQIGSGLAEFQSPLHSPLDSSRSTRHHGLVERVQRDPRRMVSPLRRYPRHIDSSPYSPAYLSPPPESSWRRTSSDSALHTSVMNPSPQDTYPGPTPPSILPSRRGGILDGEMDPKVFLFQVPAIEENLLDDKHLLKPWDAKKLSSSSSRPRSCEVPGINIFPSPDQPANVPVLPPAMNTGGSLPDLTNLHFPPPLPTPLDPEETAYPSLSGGNSTSNLTHTMTHLGISGGMGLGPGYDAPGLHSPLSHPSLQSSLSNPNLQASLSSPQPQLQGSHSHPSLPASSLARHALPTTSLGHPSLSAPALSSSSSSSTSSPVLGAPPYPASTPGASPHHRRVPLSPLSLLAGPADARRSQQQLPKQFSPTMSPTLSSITQGVPLDTSKLSTDQRLPPYPYSSPSLVLPTQPHTPKSLQQPGLPSQSCSVQSSGGQPPGRQSHYGTLYPPGPSGHGQQSYHRPMSDFNLGNLEQFSMESPSTSLVLDPPGFSEGPGFLGGEGPMGGPQDPHTLNHQNLTHCSRHGSGPNIILTGDSSPGFSKEIAAALAGVPGFEVSAAGLELGLGLEDELRMEPLGLEGLNMLSDPCALLPDPAVEDSFRSDRLQ is encoded by the exons TTACAGGCCCAAAAACTGCGACTGGCGTACACAAGGAGCTCTCATTATGGTGGGTCTCTGCCCAATGTTAACCAGATTGGCTCTGGCCTGGCCGAGTTCCAG AGCCCCCTCCACTCACCTTTGGATTCATCTCGAAGCACACGGCACCATGGGCTGGTGGAACGGGTGCAGCGAGATCCTCGAAGAATGGTGTCCCCACTTCGCCGATACCCCCGCCAC ATTGACAGCTCTCCCTACAGTCCTGCCTACTTATCTCCTCCCCCAGAGTCTAGCTGGCGAAG GACAAGCTCTGACTCTGCCCTTCATACAAGTGTGATGAACCCCAGTCCCCAGGATACCTACCCAGGCCCCACACCTCCCAGCATCCTGCCCAGCCGACGTGGGG GTATTCTGGATGGTGAAATGGACCCCAAAG TCTTTCTCTTTCAAGTACCTGCTATTGAGGAGAACTTGCTAGATGACAAGCATTTGCTGAAGCCATGGGATGCTAAGAAG cTATCCTCATCCTCTTCCCGACCTCGGTCCTGTGAAGTCCCTGGAATTAA CATCTTTCCATCTCCTGACCAGCCTGCCAATGTGCCTGTCCTCCCACCTGCCATGAACACGGGGGGCTCCCTACCTGACCTCACCAACCTGCACTTTCCCCCACCACTGCCCACCCCCCTGGACCCTGAAGAGACAGCCTACCCTAGCCTGAGTGGGGGCAACAGTACCTCCAATTTGACCCACACCATGACTCACCTGGGCATCAGCGGGGGCATGGGCCTGGGCCCAGGCTATGATGCACCAG GACTTCATTCACCTCTCAGCCACCCATCCCTGCAGTCCTCCCTAAGCAATCCCAACCTCCAGGCTTCCCTGAGCAGTCCTCAGCCCCAGCTCCAGGGCTCCCACAGCCACCCCTCTCTGCCTGCCTCTTCCTTGGCCCGCCATGCACTACCCACCACCTCCCTGGGCCACCCCTCACTCAGTGCTCCggctctctcctcctcctcttcctcctccacttcATCTCCTGTTTTGGGCGCCCCCCCTTACCCTGCTTCTACCCCTGGGGCCTCCCCCCACCACCGCCGTGTgcccctcagccccctgagtTTGCTCGCGGGCCCAGCCGACGCCAGAAGGTCCCAACAGCAGCTGCCCAAACAGTTTTCGCCAACAATGTCACCCACCTTGTCTTCCATCACTCAG gGCGTCCCCCTGGATACCAGTAAACTGTCGACTGACCAGCGGTTGCCCCCATACCCATACAGCTCCCCAAGTCTGGTTCTGCCTACCCAGCCACACACCCCAAAGTCTCTACAGCAGCCAGGACTGCCCTCTCAGTCTTGTTCAGTGCAGTCCTCAGGTGGGCAGCCCCCAGGCAGGCAGTCTCATTACGGGACACTGTACCCACCTGGGCCCAGTGGGCATGGGCAACAGTCTTACCACCGGCCAATGAGTGACTTCAACCTGGGGAAT CTGGAGCAGTTCAGCATGGAGAGCCCATCAACCAGCCTGGTGCTGGATCCCCCTGGCTTTTCTGAAGGGCCTGGATTTTTAGGGGGTGAGGGGCCAATGGGTGGCCCTCAGGATCCCCACACCCTCAACCACCAGAACTTGACCCACTGTTCCCGCCATGGCTCAGGGCCTAACATCATCCTCACAG GGGACTCCTCTCCAGGTTTCTCTAAGGAGATTGCAgcagccctggctggagtgccTGGCTTTGAGGTGTCAGCAGCTGGGTTGGAGCTAGGGCTTGGGCTAGAAGATGAGCTACGCATGGAGCCACTGGGCCTGGAAGGGCTAAACATGCTGAGTGACCCCTGTGCCCTGCTGCCCGATCCTGCTGTGGAGGATTCATTCCGCAGTGACCGGCTCCAATGA
- the CRTC2 gene encoding CREB-regulated transcription coactivator 2 isoform X8 has product MATSGANGPGSATASASASNPRKFSEKIALQKQRQAEETAAFEEVMMDIGSTRLQAQKLRLAYTRSSHYGGSLPNVNQIGSGLAEFQSPLHSPLDSSRSTRHHGLVERVQRDPRRMVSPLRRYPRHIDSSPYSPAYLSPPPESSWRRTSSDSALHTSVMNPSPQDTYPGPTPPSILPSRRGGILDGEMDPKVPAIEENLLDDKHLLKPWDAKKLSSSSSRPRSCEVPGINIFPSPDQPANVPVLPPAMNTGGSLPDLTNLHFPPPLPTPLDPEETAYPSLSGGNSTSNLTHTMTHLGISGGMGLGPGYDAPGLHSPLSHPSLQSSLSNPNLQASLSSPQPQLQGSHSHPSLPASSLARHALPTTSLGHPSLSAPALSSSSSSSTSSPVLGAPPYPASTPGASPHHRRVPLSPLSLLAGPADARRSQQQLPKQFSPTMSPTLSSITQGVPLDTSKLSTDQRLPPYPYSSPSLVLPTQPHTPKSLQQPGLPSQSCSVQSSGGQPPGRQSHYGTLYPPGPSGHGQQSYHRPMSDFNLGNLEQFSMESPSTSLVLDPPGFSEGPGFLGGEGPMGGPQDPHTLNHQNLTHCSRHGSGPNIILTGDSSPGFSKEIAAALAGVPGFEVSAAGLELGLGLEDELRMEPLGLEGLNMLSDPCALLPDPAVEDSFRSDRLQ; this is encoded by the exons TTACAGGCCCAAAAACTGCGACTGGCGTACACAAGGAGCTCTCATTATGGTGGGTCTCTGCCCAATGTTAACCAGATTGGCTCTGGCCTGGCCGAGTTCCAG AGCCCCCTCCACTCACCTTTGGATTCATCTCGAAGCACACGGCACCATGGGCTGGTGGAACGGGTGCAGCGAGATCCTCGAAGAATGGTGTCCCCACTTCGCCGATACCCCCGCCAC ATTGACAGCTCTCCCTACAGTCCTGCCTACTTATCTCCTCCCCCAGAGTCTAGCTGGCGAAG GACAAGCTCTGACTCTGCCCTTCATACAAGTGTGATGAACCCCAGTCCCCAGGATACCTACCCAGGCCCCACACCTCCCAGCATCCTGCCCAGCCGACGTGGGG GTATTCTGGATGGTGAAATGGACCCCAAAG TACCTGCTATTGAGGAGAACTTGCTAGATGACAAGCATTTGCTGAAGCCATGGGATGCTAAGAAG cTATCCTCATCCTCTTCCCGACCTCGGTCCTGTGAAGTCCCTGGAATTAA CATCTTTCCATCTCCTGACCAGCCTGCCAATGTGCCTGTCCTCCCACCTGCCATGAACACGGGGGGCTCCCTACCTGACCTCACCAACCTGCACTTTCCCCCACCACTGCCCACCCCCCTGGACCCTGAAGAGACAGCCTACCCTAGCCTGAGTGGGGGCAACAGTACCTCCAATTTGACCCACACCATGACTCACCTGGGCATCAGCGGGGGCATGGGCCTGGGCCCAGGCTATGATGCACCAG GACTTCATTCACCTCTCAGCCACCCATCCCTGCAGTCCTCCCTAAGCAATCCCAACCTCCAGGCTTCCCTGAGCAGTCCTCAGCCCCAGCTCCAGGGCTCCCACAGCCACCCCTCTCTGCCTGCCTCTTCCTTGGCCCGCCATGCACTACCCACCACCTCCCTGGGCCACCCCTCACTCAGTGCTCCggctctctcctcctcctcttcctcctccacttcATCTCCTGTTTTGGGCGCCCCCCCTTACCCTGCTTCTACCCCTGGGGCCTCCCCCCACCACCGCCGTGTgcccctcagccccctgagtTTGCTCGCGGGCCCAGCCGACGCCAGAAGGTCCCAACAGCAGCTGCCCAAACAGTTTTCGCCAACAATGTCACCCACCTTGTCTTCCATCACTCAG gGCGTCCCCCTGGATACCAGTAAACTGTCGACTGACCAGCGGTTGCCCCCATACCCATACAGCTCCCCAAGTCTGGTTCTGCCTACCCAGCCACACACCCCAAAGTCTCTACAGCAGCCAGGACTGCCCTCTCAGTCTTGTTCAGTGCAGTCCTCAGGTGGGCAGCCCCCAGGCAGGCAGTCTCATTACGGGACACTGTACCCACCTGGGCCCAGTGGGCATGGGCAACAGTCTTACCACCGGCCAATGAGTGACTTCAACCTGGGGAAT CTGGAGCAGTTCAGCATGGAGAGCCCATCAACCAGCCTGGTGCTGGATCCCCCTGGCTTTTCTGAAGGGCCTGGATTTTTAGGGGGTGAGGGGCCAATGGGTGGCCCTCAGGATCCCCACACCCTCAACCACCAGAACTTGACCCACTGTTCCCGCCATGGCTCAGGGCCTAACATCATCCTCACAG GGGACTCCTCTCCAGGTTTCTCTAAGGAGATTGCAgcagccctggctggagtgccTGGCTTTGAGGTGTCAGCAGCTGGGTTGGAGCTAGGGCTTGGGCTAGAAGATGAGCTACGCATGGAGCCACTGGGCCTGGAAGGGCTAAACATGCTGAGTGACCCCTGTGCCCTGCTGCCCGATCCTGCTGTGGAGGATTCATTCCGCAGTGACCGGCTCCAATGA